In Deinococcus fonticola, a genomic segment contains:
- a CDS encoding class I SAM-dependent RNA methyltransferase, with protein MSDSLVTLEIEKLVAGGFGLARDDAGVVLVRGALPGERVTASIKAGKGVRQGSVVEVLRRSPDRVDGPDLPTADLGHATYEAQLAYKRGFVEEALTRIAKIRHEVEKTVPSPDAWNYRNTAQYLITPQGFAYRERRGNDPLVFQADPLVMPEIQAILDKLDPDRLDPATEIAFRASKLTGEVVAAIIGSGEPRQYLRASDHLMDAGVVGVSLAEPAGKRFSAGVRLIAGEGEIRERFGSVEVSVSAVGFAQVNPQAAGLAYIHAAELAGKGDHAADLYGGAGAIARHLAPNFRRVTVLDTSKEALERGRQDVQQSGQKNITYRQGDAARFSEMGADVIVVDPPRAGLDEAARQHIQHSTADRLVYISCDPATWARDVGELARYGWKLGTVTPHDFYPQTSHVEIVSVLER; from the coding sequence ATGTCTGATTCGCTTGTCACGCTGGAAATTGAGAAACTGGTCGCGGGGGGCTTTGGCCTGGCCCGTGACGATGCTGGCGTGGTGCTGGTGCGCGGAGCCTTGCCCGGAGAACGCGTCACGGCGAGCATCAAGGCCGGAAAGGGCGTGCGGCAGGGCAGCGTCGTGGAGGTGCTGCGCCGCAGCCCGGACCGGGTGGATGGGCCGGACTTGCCGACGGCTGACCTGGGGCACGCGACGTACGAGGCGCAACTGGCTTACAAGCGCGGGTTCGTGGAAGAAGCCTTGACCCGTATTGCGAAAATTCGCCATGAAGTCGAGAAAACCGTTCCCAGCCCCGACGCCTGGAATTACCGCAACACCGCGCAGTACCTGATTACCCCGCAGGGCTTCGCCTACCGCGAGCGGCGGGGCAATGATCCGCTGGTGTTCCAGGCCGACCCGCTGGTCATGCCGGAAATCCAGGCCATCCTGGACAAACTCGACCCCGATCGCCTCGACCCTGCCACGGAAATCGCGTTCCGGGCCAGCAAACTCACGGGTGAAGTGGTCGCGGCGATTATCGGTTCCGGCGAGCCCCGCCAGTATCTCCGGGCCAGTGATCACCTGATGGACGCGGGCGTGGTGGGTGTGTCCCTGGCTGAACCGGCCGGGAAACGCTTCAGCGCAGGCGTGCGCCTCATTGCTGGGGAAGGCGAAATTCGTGAACGGTTCGGGAGTGTGGAAGTCAGTGTCAGCGCCGTAGGTTTTGCGCAGGTGAACCCGCAGGCCGCCGGACTGGCATACATTCACGCCGCTGAACTGGCTGGAAAAGGCGACCACGCCGCCGACCTGTACGGCGGGGCCGGCGCCATCGCCCGTCACCTTGCCCCGAATTTCCGGCGCGTCACCGTGCTCGACACCAGCAAAGAAGCCCTGGAGCGCGGACGGCAGGACGTGCAGCAAAGCGGGCAGAAGAACATCACCTACCGCCAGGGGGACGCCGCCCGCTTCAGCGAAATGGGCGCGGACGTGATCGTCGTCGACCCGCCGCGCGCCGGGCTGGACGAAGCCGCCCGCCAACACATTCAGCACAGCACCGCCGACCGCCTCGTCTACATCTCCTGCGACCCCGCCACCTGGGCCAGGGACGTGGGTGAACTCGCCCGTTACGGCTGGAAACTGGGTACTGTCACCCCGCATGACTTCTATCCCCAGACCAGCCATGTCGAGATTGTCAGTGTGTTGGAGCGGTAA